The window ACAAAATAGATGTGTGCTATCTATGCTCGGTTTTTGCGCAGCAGACTCTTCTAGCAATGGCGACTTGCATTTGCATAGCGAAGCATCAGAAGAAACTAACCAACACAATCACTTTCTTGAACAGTATAGACGGTATACAAAAAGTGATCTGGTCCAGCTTGTTTACGGTACTTATATCTACTCCAGTAAAAAAATTGGGTGGATTCCTAAGTTGCATTTTGTGCATTGGGATGATCAATCTGTTTCCCATCTTGATCTCCACGTATGTAAGTCAGAAAAACCTTAACACCATATACTGCATAATCATTCATGCTTATCACTATATATTGATAGTTACTATTATTTGTTATATGTTCTGAATCAGATAGTAATCTATGGAACACCTAAATTTGGTTGTCACCATTTCTCATTGGGTTCCCAAAATTCTTCTGTGCATGCTAAAACAAATTCAAGAAAACCCAAGTGGGTAGAAGAGCTAAGCCAGAAGAAATCTTCTATGGATTTGGTAAATACAATATCTATCAGTTTGTTGTATTTTCTGCATGTTTTTTTCTTTTCATATTTGCCTAACCTTTCGGGTGTTGGCTGGATTGTGAGTACAGGATACCGTTATTCTTGCCACCAATTGTGCTGCTGCTGCCACCTCATTATTTGAAGAACGACTGATGCCTGACAGACCTGTAGGCCGGTTTCATAATTTTTGCATGTAATCTCTTTGCTTTCGTGTCACCCTTTCCCATAGCTGGCAACCTTTATATATTTATGCTAACTTTTAGGCAATTGCTGTATTGTTTTCTAGGTTTATCACATTTGTATGGCAACTGTTGGCAGTTTGTGTTGCTTCAGTTTCCACATGTGTATTTATAGTTCTCCAGCTACTGCATTTGTTTTTCATATATGGATCAGAATCTGGCATTTATATCACACTGGAAAGCTTATTCATTCACACCTGGAGAAACGTTCGTTTCCGATGTTGTCAAATTCTCTACTGGCCAATCTTCCTTCACAATGATGATTCCAGGTAACAAATTTCTTGAATCGAAAAgtgaaaatagtttatattttatcaAAATAAGTGTTTTCTACTGAATATGGTGTCGTGCTTGTGATGAAGTGGCAATTCTTCTCACCATTTTGGCTTTTCACTTTAGCCCTATATGAAGGCAGGTTGAAACATGGCCCACAAATACTCTCTCTGTTATCATCCCTAAGTTTGTCTTATGTTGTGGTTTCGTTTAAAAAAATCCACACTTTTTTACAATGAGAGAATGGTTTTGATATAAAAGTTACAGATTTCCATTATGATTATTTTTCATGTGAACCAAAGTTTTGTGCTCATTACATGTATATTATTGTTTTGAAAGGTCTGAATCTAGTGTGGAGTTTGCAGAGAAATCTGCACAATACAAACATTCCATGTGGCTGAGTGTAGTTATCGATGTGCTCTTGGGTAACCTGTTTGGCCTTGCAATGCTAATATATGCAGATTCTGCTTGTTTATGGATTCTGAATATCACTAGTGATATTACAAACAACTGGTGGCTCATAAGTTGTGCACGGTTAATGAAAAACCCTGCTGGTTTCAAGCTGAACACTGAACTTGCTGGAGTTCTTGGCACTCTTTCCCTTAACACAATTCAAATTTGGTCCACATTATGGGGCTCTATGCGTTTTCTGTTCATTTATTTCATGAAAGGAGTAGCTTTATCTGGGATTCTTTTTGGTTTAACAATCCCTTCTGCTTTAATCGTTGATGTGATTAATATTTCAACATCACATATTGCAACTCTTCAGTGGTTAATATCCCTCCTTTATTCAAGACAAATACAAGCAA of the Rutidosis leptorrhynchoides isolate AG116_Rl617_1_P2 chromosome 5, CSIRO_AGI_Rlap_v1, whole genome shotgun sequence genome contains:
- the LOC139848182 gene encoding uncharacterized protein — translated: MATCICIAKHQKKLTNTITFLNSIDGIQKVIWSSLFTVLISTPVKKLGGFLSCILCIGMINLFPILISTYIVIYGTPKFGCHHFSLGSQNSSVHAKTNSRKPKWVEELSQKKSSMDLDTVILATNCAAAATSLFEERLMPDRPVGRFHNFCMFITFVWQLLAVCVASVSTCVFIVLQLLHLFFIYGSESGIYITLESLFIHTWRNVRFRCCQILYWPIFLHNDDSRSESSVEFAEKSAQYKHSMWLSVVIDVLLGNLFGLAMLIYADSACLWILNITSDITNNWWLISCARLMKNPAGFKLNTELAGVLGTLSLNTIQIWSTLWGSMRFLFIYFMKGVALSGILFGLTIPSALIVDVINISTSHIATLQWLISLLYSRQIQATTALWRLFRGQKWNPLRERLDSYDYTVEQHIVGSLLFTPLLLLLPTTSAFYMSFTIMNMTIGSICMIIEVAISVIHATPYTKIFIWLLRPSRFPCGIWFEILNIESHDMKVKLESIDLRARRSDLLVSYLHSYSYTLGELVGPHYRYLGSAVSRSSIGSSVYGVFSGKSLSSPLYNLTFSPVAGLPSKMPWMSIPFKEYWILCHDAVFECNPLPKHVRC